In the genome of Helicobacter sp. 11S03491-1, one region contains:
- a CDS encoding YifB family Mg chelatase-like AAA ATPase: MVNKIFCATKFGTAAKIVEVQATFNRALPAFIISGLANHAIQEAKQRVQAALQNNHFSIPPLKIVVNLSPSDLPKNGSHFDLPIAILVSLQKENIPSGEWFAFGELGLDGHIRHNDNIYPLLLDIALSCPQANVIVPKGGKDLFCLIPNLNFYYADHLNEALNFIKQENPIPDTYTKELGFAFFEINQEKYYYHRDFELDFCEVKGQELAKRAALIAASGFHNLILEGSPGCGKSMIAKRLKYILPPLTLKEMIESVKLQTLGNQSASYSPLRNFRNPHQSASKSSILGTATHNEPKPGEIALAHNGILFFDELPHFNKEILESLREPLENNQLVVSRVHSKIEYDTSFLFIGAQNPCPCGNLLSKTKSCRCQDKEIIAYKNRLSQPFIDRIDMFVQMNETQEDAKTSIHSQQMQEQVFEAFKLQIQRGQKHLNGKLSEKETDIYCILDEEGKNLLSQARMRFDLSERSVHKIKKLSRTIADLDASAFIKKNHLLEALSYRKS; encoded by the coding sequence ATGGTTAATAAAATATTTTGTGCTACAAAATTTGGAACAGCAGCCAAAATTGTAGAAGTTCAAGCTACTTTTAATCGAGCCCTTCCGGCATTTATTATCTCAGGTCTTGCAAATCACGCTATTCAAGAAGCCAAACAAAGAGTCCAAGCGGCTCTCCAAAACAATCATTTTTCAATCCCCCCATTGAAGATTGTTGTTAATCTTTCTCCTTCTGATTTACCCAAAAATGGAAGTCATTTTGATTTACCCATTGCCATTCTTGTCAGCTTGCAAAAAGAGAATATCCCTTCCGGGGAATGGTTTGCATTCGGAGAATTAGGACTGGATGGTCATATCCGACATAATGATAATATCTATCCTCTTTTGCTTGATATTGCACTTTCGTGCCCTCAAGCAAATGTCATTGTCCCTAAGGGAGGCAAAGATTTATTTTGTTTAATCCCTAACCTTAATTTTTATTACGCAGATCACCTCAATGAAGCCCTAAATTTTATCAAACAAGAAAATCCAATCCCGGATACCTATACCAAAGAATTGGGGTTTGCCTTTTTTGAAATTAATCAAGAAAAATATTATTACCATAGAGATTTTGAACTGGACTTTTGCGAAGTCAAAGGACAAGAGCTTGCTAAACGTGCGGCATTGATTGCTGCAAGCGGGTTTCATAATCTTATACTTGAAGGAAGTCCGGGATGTGGTAAAAGCATGATTGCCAAACGTCTCAAGTATATTCTTCCCCCACTCACACTCAAAGAAATGATTGAAAGTGTCAAACTCCAAACATTAGGCAACCAATCTGCTTCTTATAGTCCTTTGAGAAATTTTAGAAACCCTCATCAAAGCGCCTCAAAATCTAGCATTTTAGGCACGGCAACCCACAATGAACCCAAACCCGGGGAAATTGCATTAGCCCATAATGGGATTTTATTTTTTGATGAACTCCCTCATTTCAATAAAGAAATTTTAGAATCCTTGCGAGAACCCTTAGAAAACAATCAATTAGTTGTCTCCAGGGTGCATAGTAAAATTGAATATGACACTTCATTTTTATTTATAGGCGCACAAAATCCATGTCCTTGTGGGAATCTATTAAGTAAAACCAAATCTTGTCGTTGCCAAGATAAAGAAATTATTGCTTACAAAAACCGATTAAGCCAACCTTTTATTGATAGAATTGATATGTTTGTACAAATGAATGAAACACAAGAAGATGCAAAAACAAGTATCCATTCTCAACAAATGCAAGAACAAGTCTTTGAAGCTTTTAAATTACAAATCCAAAGAGGACAAAAACACCTTAATGGAAAATTGAGTGAGAAAGAAACAGATATCTATTGCATTCTTGATGAGGAAGGAAAAAATCTGCTTTCTCAAGCAAGGATGCGTTTTGATCTCTCAGAACGATCTGTGCATAAAATCAAGAAACTATCGCGCACAATAGCTGATTTAGATGCAAGTGCATTTATCAAAAAAAACCATTTACTCGAAGCGCTTAGTTACCGAAAATCTTAA
- a CDS encoding twin-arginine translocation signal domain-containing protein, which produces MEEKNSRREFLKTTTKAGAIAAIGGLAISACSDSEVKQSGVIEGKSNKEEILYQGDTKYWKAYYRVAK; this is translated from the coding sequence ATGGAAGAAAAAAATTCTCGTCGTGAGTTTCTCAAAACAACCACAAAAGCAGGAGCAATTGCCGCTATAGGAGGATTGGCAATAAGCGCTTGCAGTGATAGCGAAGTTAAACAAAGCGGTGTTATAGAAGGAAAATCAAACAAAGAAGAGATTTTATATCAAGGAGATACAAAATATTGGAAAGCCTACTATCGCGTAGCTAAATAA
- a CDS encoding heavy metal translocating P-type ATPase, translated as MQKYNLQNLGCIEDANELEKQLNKLAIVKEARVSFTTNTLYIDTGDFKKVSEIIQKIKPQVIITKEPQEEHEEHSHWILMGCLIVAFFIGIGLLNFSHTQWIHVLSYVILGFVYIISGKGVFLGAYKNFKKGQFFDENVLMLVATIAAFFIQAYEEAVSVMLFFAAGEFLQDLALSKSKASIKSLLDVAPNIAHLKKENQIIQTTPQKLKINDILVIKPGEKIPTDGIVIKGESSVDQRALTGESIPLSVKIGQRVLGGSINLEGAIEVQVDKLYENSSVAKIIELVQNAAGKKSKTEKFITVFAGYYTPIVFAIALCVAFVPPLMGWGNLEDWVYRGLVMLMVSCPCALVISVPLGYFGGIGAASKNGILIKGANDLETLSLVKTIAFDKTGTLTKGVFKVTQVVPCEGYTQDDVLRYASCAQALSNHPIATSIKEAYTDTHHTHHIDEYEEIGGHGIRVICDTNLIVAGNDKILHKFNIPHDICDIEGTVVHIALNGKYIGHIIISDELKEDAKEGIKNLRSLGIENITILSGDNTYATKKVANILECEYFANLLPEDKARIFQDLKLKSNGKSAFIGDGINDAPTLASADVGISMGGASDVSKESADVIITNNSILSIVKAFKISKKTKNIIWQNIIFALVIKSIFIILGLFGLATLWEAVFGDVGVALIAMANAMRAMRIKN; from the coding sequence ATGCAAAAATACAATCTTCAAAATCTAGGCTGCATTGAAGATGCCAATGAACTAGAAAAACAACTAAATAAACTTGCTATTGTCAAAGAAGCCAGGGTTTCATTTACCACCAATACACTCTATATTGATACCGGTGATTTCAAAAAAGTCTCTGAGATTATTCAAAAAATAAAACCTCAAGTCATTATTACCAAAGAACCGCAAGAAGAACATGAAGAACACTCTCATTGGATTCTTATGGGATGTCTTATTGTAGCTTTTTTTATAGGGATTGGGCTGTTGAACTTTTCCCATACCCAATGGATACATGTTTTAAGCTATGTTATATTGGGATTTGTTTATATTATATCGGGAAAGGGTGTCTTTCTGGGCGCTTACAAAAATTTTAAAAAAGGGCAATTTTTTGATGAAAATGTTTTAATGCTTGTAGCTACTATTGCAGCATTTTTTATACAAGCATATGAAGAGGCTGTTTCTGTAATGTTATTTTTTGCTGCAGGAGAGTTTCTCCAAGACCTTGCCCTTTCTAAATCCAAAGCCTCCATCAAATCCTTGCTTGATGTGGCTCCTAATATCGCTCATCTTAAAAAAGAAAACCAAATTATCCAAACTACCCCTCAAAAATTAAAGATCAATGATATCCTTGTTATCAAACCCGGAGAAAAAATCCCCACCGATGGTATTGTTATTAAGGGTGAAAGTAGTGTCGATCAAAGAGCGCTTACAGGAGAATCCATCCCCTTAAGTGTCAAAATAGGTCAAAGAGTGCTTGGGGGAAGTATCAATCTGGAAGGTGCTATTGAAGTCCAAGTAGATAAATTATATGAAAATTCTTCTGTAGCTAAAATTATTGAACTTGTCCAAAATGCAGCCGGCAAAAAATCTAAAACTGAAAAATTTATCACTGTTTTTGCAGGGTATTATACTCCTATTGTGTTTGCTATTGCGCTTTGTGTGGCTTTTGTCCCACCTTTAATGGGATGGGGAAATTTGGAAGACTGGGTTTATCGAGGGCTGGTCATGCTTATGGTAAGCTGTCCTTGTGCCCTTGTAATTTCTGTGCCATTGGGATATTTTGGCGGGATTGGAGCAGCCAGTAAAAATGGTATTCTCATTAAAGGGGCTAATGATCTGGAAACACTTAGCCTTGTAAAAACAATCGCATTTGATAAAACAGGGACTCTTACTAAGGGAGTGTTCAAAGTAACTCAAGTTGTTCCTTGTGAGGGCTATACACAAGATGATGTTCTCAGATATGCCTCTTGTGCCCAAGCCCTCTCCAATCATCCCATTGCTACATCCATTAAAGAAGCCTACACAGATACCCACCACACACACCATATTGATGAGTATGAAGAGATTGGAGGTCATGGGATTCGCGTGATATGTGATACCAATCTCATTGTTGCAGGAAACGATAAAATCCTTCATAAATTCAATATTCCTCATGATATTTGTGATATTGAAGGCACTGTAGTGCATATAGCGCTAAATGGAAAATATATCGGGCATATTATTATCTCTGATGAACTCAAAGAAGATGCCAAAGAAGGCATTAAAAACCTTCGATCATTGGGCATAGAAAATATCACTATTTTAAGTGGAGACAATACTTATGCGACTAAAAAAGTGGCTAATATATTAGAGTGTGAGTATTTTGCGAATCTTTTACCCGAAGATAAAGCAAGAATTTTTCAAGACCTCAAACTCAAAAGCAATGGCAAAAGTGCCTTTATTGGGGATGGCATTAACGATGCTCCAACTCTGGCAAGCGCCGATGTAGGGATCAGCATGGGTGGGGCAAGTGATGTAAGCAAAGAAAGCGCAGATGTTATTATCACCAATAATTCCATACTCTCTATTGTAAAAGCATTTAAAATTTCTAAAAAAACAAAGAATATCATCTGGCAAAATATTATTTTTGCCCTTGTAATCAAATCAATATTTATTATATTAGGACTTTTTGGTCTGGCTACTTTATGGGAGGCTGTATTTGGAGATGTAGGTGTGGCTTTAATTGCAATGGCAAATGCCATGCGAGCAATGCGTATCAAAAATTAA
- a CDS encoding LysR family transcriptional regulator, which translates to MKVKIKIWLEDEEEKMVFGDGKANLLLKIDELGSISKAALACGLDYKKAWNHINVLENNIKENIIIRKKGGRDGGGSELTLKGRELVSAYKKLREVMNKECQKYFEKIFDVNF; encoded by the coding sequence ATGAAAGTAAAAATAAAAATATGGCTTGAAGACGAAGAAGAGAAGATGGTCTTTGGTGATGGGAAGGCGAATTTACTTTTAAAAATCGATGAATTAGGTTCAATATCAAAAGCAGCTCTTGCTTGCGGGCTTGATTATAAAAAAGCTTGGAATCATATCAATGTACTTGAGAATAATATTAAAGAAAATATTATTATTCGTAAAAAAGGGGGGAGAGATGGGGGAGGGAGTGAGCTTACCCTTAAAGGCAGAGAGTTGGTGAGTGCGTATAAAAAACTTCGTGAGGTTATGAATAAAGAATGTCAAAAATATTTTGAAAAAATTTTTGATGTTAATTTTTGA
- a CDS encoding molecular chaperone TorD family protein translates to MEILHINNEKNKAKTSSIAQDQQPVINKARCMYYNLFGILFIYGELEKKYDKIINILEQIFTNPMNETAKDDIFKLLKELESHQTKNITYEFNELFINNFNTKAINLTMSYYDEGYERGEKYLLAKQLIKKSKFRRNESFVETEDDLGFLCMLNATLLDDTKEESILLAKEIFEKIINPYVNYIIVEILKNTQAIFYKPVARILSSFMEFERIYLDAHMQKYQAFVDKSEALYQEKNPKLKKRQKTPISMEEIVAKADK, encoded by the coding sequence ATGGAAATCCTTCATATCAACAACGAAAAAAACAAAGCTAAAACCTCATCAATAGCCCAAGATCAACAACCGGTCATCAACAAAGCTCGTTGCATGTATTATAATCTTTTTGGAATTTTATTTATCTATGGGGAATTAGAAAAAAAATATGACAAAATCATCAACATATTAGAACAAATTTTTACCAATCCAATGAATGAAACCGCTAAAGATGATATATTCAAACTTCTCAAGGAGCTTGAATCCCATCAAACAAAAAATATAACTTATGAATTTAACGAATTATTTATCAATAATTTCAATACAAAAGCTATCAATCTTACAATGTCTTATTATGATGAAGGCTATGAAAGAGGAGAAAAATACCTTCTGGCTAAACAACTTATCAAAAAAAGTAAATTCCGCAGAAATGAAAGCTTTGTCGAAACAGAAGACGACTTAGGATTTTTATGTATGCTCAATGCAACTTTATTAGATGATACCAAAGAGGAATCCATTCTTCTTGCAAAAGAAATATTTGAAAAAATTATCAATCCTTATGTTAATTATATTATTGTTGAAATCCTCAAAAATACTCAAGCAATTTTTTATAAACCTGTTGCAAGAATTTTATCCTCTTTTATGGAGTTTGAAAGAATTTATTTAGATGCGCATATGCAAAAATACCAAGCTTTTGTTGATAAAAGTGAAGCTTTATATCAAGAAAAAAATCCCAAACTCAAAAAACGTCAAAAAACACCTATAAGTATGGAGGAAATTGTAGCCAAAGCAGATAAGTAA
- a CDS encoding 4Fe-4S dicluster domain-containing protein yields the protein MDLCEFLLINDDNQFDEIKPLLEDSIQFSSSPKNHAVVSNYSSNCDIYAPEINWYLKNSKASPEIKAQNIKRMYYSRMARYEYGTDRDFSTPTPPTLLIIGENEEAKDFLKFVQKYKKTSYEAGLIPPKDILSISGSLGEFQAKFMIAGEVKQVCFGQGVIFYEDKDLVRFMGIEKANDYKNPQALLEKLDSRVGTYHYKTTITYQTQSCQYHHRRPDKNQEGYCHKCVNVCPTFGATKDDSLMELNFSQLDCIGCGGCVAVCPSGAIDYAPFSMEAFDTALKHYHQTQILLIAEPFLEDLEDFEIPEHISPLIINREKFLSEAHILALLQESGASCVYYSQIISRPSSEAITLINDIYQKIYQKKGFYVAKNIKELRTHLKSLQPIQSYSYTPSPDEHRRKHFSERLRFAIKDNDYGKVSSGISGELIRYGQIHINQETCTLCMSCVGACNVGSLSGDGANFSLLFNASVCTTCGYCLDSCPEDAISLELSGISLNPTWFENKIMAQDKIFTCVECGKGFATQKSIEKIKSIMNPLFKNDPLKLKTLECCPDCKVKIMFANHFEKVV from the coding sequence ATGGATTTATGCGAATTTTTACTTATCAATGATGACAACCAATTTGATGAGATAAAACCCTTATTGGAAGATTCAATTCAGTTTTCCTCCTCTCCAAAGAATCATGCTGTTGTTTCTAATTATTCTTCAAATTGCGATATTTATGCTCCTGAGATTAACTGGTATCTCAAGAATTCCAAAGCATCTCCGGAAATAAAAGCTCAAAATATCAAGCGTATGTATTATTCTCGCATGGCACGCTATGAATATGGCACTGATAGGGATTTTTCTACTCCTACACCCCCTACCTTGCTCATTATAGGCGAAAATGAGGAAGCAAAAGATTTTCTAAAATTTGTTCAAAAATACAAAAAAACCTCTTATGAAGCAGGTTTGATCCCCCCTAAGGATATTCTTTCTATTTCAGGAAGTTTGGGAGAGTTTCAAGCAAAATTTATGATTGCAGGAGAAGTCAAACAAGTCTGTTTTGGGCAAGGGGTGATTTTTTATGAAGATAAAGATTTAGTGCGTTTTATGGGGATTGAAAAAGCAAATGATTATAAAAATCCACAAGCATTGCTAGAAAAACTTGATTCTCGTGTAGGGACTTATCATTACAAAACAACTATTACTTATCAAACCCAAAGTTGTCAATATCATCACCGCAGACCTGATAAAAATCAAGAAGGGTATTGCCATAAATGCGTCAATGTCTGCCCCACATTTGGTGCTACCAAAGATGATTCTTTGATGGAATTAAACTTTTCTCAGCTTGATTGTATTGGATGTGGGGGATGTGTTGCTGTATGTCCAAGTGGGGCAATTGATTATGCACCTTTTAGCATGGAAGCTTTTGATACAGCGCTCAAGCATTATCATCAAACTCAAATTCTCCTCATCGCAGAGCCCTTCTTAGAAGATCTTGAGGATTTTGAAATCCCTGAACATATCTCCCCGCTTATTATCAATAGGGAAAAATTTCTCTCTGAAGCCCATATTTTAGCTTTATTGCAAGAAAGTGGAGCATCTTGTGTGTATTATTCCCAAATCATTTCTCGTCCATCAAGTGAAGCTATCACTCTTATCAATGATATCTATCAAAAAATTTATCAAAAAAAAGGTTTTTACGTAGCCAAAAATATTAAAGAACTCCGCACTCATCTCAAATCTTTACAACCAATCCAATCTTATAGCTATACCCCAAGTCCGGATGAACACAGGAGAAAACATTTCTCAGAACGTTTGAGATTTGCCATCAAAGATAATGATTATGGCAAAGTAAGCAGTGGTATAAGTGGTGAGCTTATTCGATATGGGCAAATCCATATCAACCAAGAAACTTGCACTCTATGTATGAGTTGTGTGGGGGCTTGCAATGTTGGAAGTCTAAGTGGAGATGGGGCAAATTTTTCTTTATTATTTAATGCTTCTGTTTGCACAACTTGTGGGTATTGCCTGGACTCTTGCCCTGAAGATGCTATTTCATTGGAACTTTCCGGAATTTCACTCAATCCAACTTGGTTTGAAAACAAAATAATGGCTCAAGACAAGATATTTACTTGCGTAGAATGTGGAAAAGGTTTTGCCACACAAAAATCTATAGAAAAAATAAAATCCATTATGAATCCCTTATTCAAAAACGATCCTCTTAAACTAAAAACTCTGGAGTGCTGCCCTGATTGCAAGGTTAAAATAATGTTTGCAAACCACTTTGAAAAGGTAGTCTGA
- a CDS encoding molybdopterin-dependent oxidoreductase, which translates to MSEQGLNIPKTSRRSFLKMTALGLGISAGSLVASEGVVRQATKQELTEAYVGSSKIKTICAACSVGCGIIAEVKDDVWLRQDVAQDHPVSLGGHCSKGADMIDSVRSAKRIKYPMKKVNGKWERVSWENALDEISTKLGNIRETHGPDSMVFFGSAKLGNEQAYYYRKFAAMFGTNNIDHQARLUHSSTVAGVANTFGYGAMTNHLADIQKSKAIIIFGANPAVNHPVGFQHFLKAKEINGAKLIVIDPRFTRTAAKADIFIQIRGGTDIAFMYGMIRLIIQNKWADTKYIQDRTFGFDEIKKEAQKYTPEVVADVCGVRKEQLLEVTKLYATTKPGTLIWAMGLTQHSIGTGNTRLAPILQLILGNIGVSGGGTNILRGHDNVQGATDLGCNSDSLPGYYGLGEGAFKHWSGVWGVDYEWIKTRFDPEMMNKDGFTLARWWQGVLEGDNEKIYNGKSGKIRGMMVMGNGIISIAQTNKVKEALDNLELLVIVDPFPHDAIAYTDKKDGVYLLPGITQFETSGSVTATNRSGQWRYQVVKPIYEARPDQDILFALTKKLGFYEQFTKSLYSIAKQQGRKEFQWPEDATREINLGMKTIGLSGWTPERLKAHTDNWGLFDTITLKGIGPMKDQYYGLPWPCWNEKHPGTPNLYNDSLPVAQGGSGFRQNFGLTQKIGEKTYDMLAAHGSNPPGSSVDGGYPEITAQNIEALTGKKLTKEEKQITEGKNWKTDLSMILVNKALEAGLCPFGNGRARMYVSTWVDKVPTHREPIHTPRPDLIAKYPTYKDKPNHWRVDTKYASLQKDYTKDFPIQLNTARLVTHNGQGIEARVSLALSEINPEMFINLHPNTAANLGLQEGDMVWVYSPEGGKAKIKLKLSYSLKENVAFAPFHWAGIFRGKDLSEKYPQGYIPYSIGENINGVTNYGYDIVTQIPETKCGLCRIEKA; encoded by the coding sequence ATGAGCGAACAAGGACTAAATATCCCAAAAACTTCCCGTCGAAGTTTCCTCAAAATGACAGCATTAGGCTTGGGCATAAGCGCAGGGTCTTTGGTAGCCTCTGAGGGCGTTGTCCGTCAAGCAACCAAACAAGAATTAACTGAAGCCTATGTAGGGTCTTCAAAAATTAAAACTATCTGCGCAGCTTGCTCTGTAGGTTGTGGCATTATTGCAGAAGTTAAAGATGACGTATGGCTTAGACAAGATGTCGCCCAAGATCATCCGGTCAGTCTTGGAGGACATTGTTCTAAGGGCGCAGATATGATTGATTCTGTCCGAAGCGCCAAACGAATCAAATATCCAATGAAAAAAGTTAATGGCAAATGGGAAAGAGTGAGTTGGGAAAATGCACTTGATGAAATTTCTACAAAATTAGGAAATATTCGAGAAACACATGGTCCTGATAGTATGGTATTTTTTGGTTCTGCAAAACTGGGGAATGAACAAGCTTATTATTATCGTAAGTTTGCCGCTATGTTTGGGACCAATAATATCGACCATCAAGCAAGACTCTGACATAGCTCCACAGTCGCCGGTGTGGCGAATACATTTGGTTATGGAGCAATGACCAATCATCTGGCAGATATTCAAAAATCAAAAGCGATTATTATCTTTGGAGCCAATCCGGCGGTAAATCACCCCGTAGGATTCCAACACTTTTTAAAAGCTAAAGAAATCAATGGGGCAAAACTCATTGTTATTGATCCAAGATTTACTCGCACAGCTGCGAAAGCAGATATTTTTATTCAAATTAGAGGAGGCACTGATATTGCCTTCATGTATGGAATGATTCGATTAATTATCCAAAATAAATGGGCAGATACAAAATATATCCAAGATAGAACTTTTGGATTTGATGAAATCAAAAAAGAAGCCCAAAAATATACACCTGAAGTAGTCGCTGATGTTTGTGGTGTTCGCAAAGAACAACTTCTTGAAGTTACCAAACTCTATGCAACTACAAAACCGGGGACTCTTATTTGGGCAATGGGCTTAACCCAACACAGCATTGGCACAGGCAACACACGTTTAGCCCCTATTTTGCAACTCATACTTGGGAATATTGGGGTGAGTGGAGGAGGCACTAATATTTTACGTGGTCATGATAATGTTCAAGGAGCTACTGATTTGGGCTGTAATTCAGATTCACTCCCGGGTTATTATGGGCTTGGAGAAGGCGCATTCAAACATTGGTCCGGAGTATGGGGAGTGGATTATGAGTGGATAAAAACAAGATTTGATCCTGAAATGATGAACAAAGATGGCTTCACGCTTGCCAGATGGTGGCAAGGGGTACTGGAAGGAGATAACGAAAAAATCTATAACGGCAAATCAGGAAAGATACGTGGAATGATGGTAATGGGGAATGGTATCATTTCTATAGCCCAAACCAACAAAGTCAAAGAAGCCCTAGACAATCTGGAACTCCTTGTAATCGTCGATCCTTTCCCTCATGATGCTATTGCTTATACAGATAAAAAAGATGGGGTTTATTTACTCCCGGGCATCACACAATTTGAAACGAGCGGATCTGTAACAGCCACAAATCGATCCGGGCAGTGGAGATATCAAGTCGTCAAACCTATTTATGAAGCACGACCCGATCAAGATATTTTGTTTGCATTGACTAAAAAATTAGGATTTTATGAACAATTTACAAAATCTCTCTACAGCATTGCCAAACAGCAAGGAAGAAAAGAATTCCAATGGCCCGAAGATGCCACAAGAGAGATCAATTTAGGAATGAAGACAATTGGGCTTAGTGGTTGGACACCTGAGAGACTCAAGGCACATACAGATAATTGGGGTTTATTTGACACTATTACACTCAAAGGTATAGGTCCCATGAAGGATCAATATTATGGACTTCCATGGCCTTGTTGGAATGAAAAACACCCCGGAACACCTAATTTATATAATGATAGCTTACCTGTAGCTCAAGGGGGAAGTGGCTTTAGACAAAACTTCGGGCTCACTCAAAAAATAGGTGAGAAAACTTATGATATGCTTGCTGCTCATGGCAGCAATCCTCCAGGATCAAGCGTGGATGGAGGTTATCCTGAGATCACCGCACAAAACATTGAAGCCCTCACAGGCAAAAAACTCACCAAAGAAGAGAAGCAAATTACTGAGGGCAAAAACTGGAAAACAGATTTGAGCATGATCCTTGTTAATAAAGCCCTTGAAGCAGGTTTATGTCCATTTGGGAATGGTAGGGCAAGAATGTATGTGAGCACATGGGTAGATAAAGTTCCTACCCACAGAGAACCCATTCATACCCCACGACCCGATCTTATTGCCAAATACCCCACTTATAAAGACAAACCAAATCATTGGCGTGTGGATACTAAATACGCATCCTTGCAAAAAGACTATACAAAAGATTTCCCTATCCAATTAAATACTGCAAGATTGGTTACTCATAATGGACAAGGGATTGAGGCAAGAGTAAGTCTTGCTTTGAGCGAAATTAATCCTGAAATGTTTATCAATCTTCATCCCAACACAGCAGCAAATCTGGGACTCCAAGAAGGAGATATGGTTTGGGTTTATAGTCCTGAGGGAGGAAAAGCAAAAATTAAGCTTAAACTCTCTTATAGTCTCAAAGAAAATGTAGCCTTTGCCCCATTCCACTGGGCAGGAATTTTCAGAGGAAAAGATTTGAGTGAAAAATACCCTCAAGGTTATATCCCTTATAGCATAGGGGAAAATATCAATGGAGTAACCAATTATGGTTATGACATCGTAACTCAAATCCCCGAAACTAAATGCGGGCTATGCCGTATAGAAAAAGCATAA
- the fdhD gene encoding formate dehydrogenase accessory sulfurtransferase FdhD — MENTHNVGFYSKDNCIYFAKFLNLDKIKKNLGVYLMEILKTIAIKRYEDGHQFSKNDLVILESRVNIYLNGEKIISTMCIPMDQDAHAIGFLLSEGVIDGIGDLDLIEVSEDGLNVKIQARVNQANLKNLYKEKTLVSGCGGGISGNIQDNIEVPFNTSDLQVNPKRILKNITQFYKESELYLQTGCVHKAMLLFENDAKIVSEDIGRHNAIDKVAGKAKMNELDVCRAILMVSGRLSSEMVIKAVMHHIPIVVSRTAPTFLGVKTAQIHGITLIGFARGKGMNIYTHPSRILNEETL; from the coding sequence ATGGAAAATACACATAACGTAGGTTTTTATTCAAAAGATAATTGTATTTATTTTGCAAAATTTTTAAATCTCGATAAAATCAAAAAAAATTTAGGAGTTTATCTTATGGAAATACTCAAAACTATTGCAATCAAACGTTATGAAGATGGACATCAGTTCTCAAAAAATGATCTTGTAATCTTAGAAAGCAGAGTCAATATTTATCTTAATGGAGAAAAAATCATTTCTACAATGTGTATCCCAATGGATCAAGATGCCCATGCAATAGGATTTTTGCTTAGTGAGGGTGTGATTGATGGAATAGGGGATCTGGACTTGATTGAAGTGAGTGAGGATGGTTTAAATGTTAAAATTCAAGCACGTGTAAACCAAGCAAATTTAAAGAATCTTTACAAAGAAAAAACACTGGTTTCAGGGTGTGGGGGAGGGATAAGCGGGAATATTCAAGATAACATAGAAGTACCTTTTAATACAAGTGATTTGCAAGTAAATCCAAAGAGAATCTTGAAGAATATTACACAATTTTATAAAGAAAGTGAGTTATATCTCCAAACAGGCTGTGTTCATAAGGCGATGTTATTGTTTGAAAATGATGCAAAAATTGTGAGCGAAGATATTGGAAGACACAATGCCATTGATAAAGTTGCCGGAAAAGCAAAAATGAATGAATTAGATGTTTGTAGAGCAATTTTAATGGTTAGTGGGAGATTGAGCAGTGAGATGGTAATCAAAGCAGTCATGCACCATATCCCTATTGTAGTCTCACGCACAGCCCCTACTTTTCTAGGCGTCAAAACAGCACAGATTCATGGTATCACACTTATAGGATTTGCTAGAGGGAAGGGAATGAATATTTATACTCATCCATCAAGAATCCTCAATGAGGAAACATTATGA